A window of Thermovenabulum gondwanense genomic DNA:
TAGCCCAGGTTGTAGCTCAAGAAGAAAAACCGGGCAATTTCATATTAATGCATGCCATGGGACCAAATGTAGCCGGGGTTATTGGTACTGCAATAGTTGCAGGTGTGTTGCTTTCCCTTTACGGATAAACTAAATTGGGAAAGGAGTATGTCGATTGCAAAAGAAAAAAATCGGCATAACGGATACTATTTTAAGGGATGCTCACCAATCCCTCATTGCCACCAGAATGAGAACCGATGAGATGCTAACGGTTGCTGAAAAATTGGATGAAGTAGGTT
This region includes:
- a CDS encoding sodium ion-translocating decarboxylase subunit beta, encoding AQVVAQEEKPGNFILMHAMGPNVAGVIGTAIVAGVLLSLYG